Proteins co-encoded in one Epinephelus moara isolate mb chromosome 13, YSFRI_EMoa_1.0, whole genome shotgun sequence genomic window:
- the LOC126400215 gene encoding uncharacterized protein LOC126400215, translated as MDESALERYFDKFIANDSSKTEEEEKEKEEEDDDNEEFFRLLPDELLTLHKDDTATTTTPMLNKTVLPDSSTSQNYSSQNPTEAAKLPGQSPKLELVHPMIPVTPVTKQPKLTPHIVNVISTVKLGCRLDLSFIARNAWNVEFNPKVPILFQKFKALFMRIREPQSTAVIYESGIVVCTGTKSEEQSRLAARKFARKVQKLGFPARFLNFRIQNMVASYKSLPISLEQMASHEHCSYEPELFQALFYSGIPGVVVTITTKGKIVLTGAKSRAEIEEALDTIYPIMCRFRRHRGGRNSD; from the exons ATGGACGAGTCAGCGCTGGAGCGGTACTTTGATAAGTTCATTGCAAAT GACTCCTCAaagactgaggaggaggagaaggagaaggaggaggaggacgacgaCAATGAAGAGTTCTTCAGATTACTGCCTGATGAGCTCCTGACACTACATAAGGAtgacacagcaacaacaacaacgccGATGTTGAATAAAACTGTGCTGCCAGACAGCAGCACCAGTCAGAACTACAGCTCCCAGAATCCCACAGAAGCGGCCAAGCTACCAGGGCAGTCACCCAAGCTGGAGCTGGTTCATCCCATGATCCCAGTGACGCCTGTGACAAAGCAACCAAAACTGACCCCACACATAGT GAACGTCATCTCTACAGTGAAGCTGGGCTGCCGTCTGGACCTGAGCTTCATTGCTCGCAATGCATGGAACGTGGAGTTCAACCCAAAGGTACCGA tcctgtttcagAAATTCAAGGCACTCTTCATGAGGATCCGTGAGCCGCAGTCCACAGCAGTGATCTACGAATCTGGAATTGTTGTCTGCACAGGAACCAAGag tgaGGAGCAGTCCCGGCTGGCGGCCAGGAAGTTTGCCCGCAAAGTGCAGAAGCTGGGCTTCCCTGCCCGCTTCCTGAACTTTAGGATCCAGAACATGGTGGCCAGTTACAAATCCCTCCCAATCAGTTTGGAGCAAATGGCTTCCCATGAGCACTGCAG TTATGAACCAGAGCTGTTTCAAGCCCTCTTCTACAGCGGTATCCCTGGTGTGGTTGTAACCATCACTACAAAGGGGAAGATTGTGTTgacag GAGCTAAAAGCAGAGCTGAGATCGAGGAAGCACTTGACACCATCTACCCAATCATGTGCCGCTTCAGGAGGCATCGAGGAGGGAGGAACTCTGACTAG